From Streptomyces sp. NBC_01551:
CGGACGGCATCAGGGGATGCCGGAGGGCGCGGGATGGCCCAGGCTGGACGGCATGTCCGGGGTACAGGGTTGGCTCGACCGTCTGAGGGGGCGCGCGGCAGCGCTCCGGGAGCACGGCGCGCGGGCTCGGGCGCGGCGGGAGGCGGAGTACGCCGCCGAGGACGCGCGGGAGTCCGAGACGCCGACGGAGGTGGCCGGTCCGCAGGATGCGGCGGCCGCCCCGCGCAACCCGGCCGCCTCCGTGCCCTGGGGGGTCCGGGTGGCCGCCGAGGCCGGCTGGCGCTTCCTGGTGCTCGCGGCCACGCTGTGGGTGCTGATGCGGGTGATCGGGGCCGTGCGCCTGGTCGTCCTCGCCTTCGTCGTCGCGCTCCTGGTCACCGCGCTGCTCCAGCCGACTGTGGCCCGCCTGCACCGCCGCGGGCTGTCCCGGGGCCTGGCCACGGCGCTGACCGCGATCTGCGGGTTCGTCGTGCTCGGGCTCGTCGGCTGGTTCGTGGTGTGGCAGGTATCCGACAACCTCGGCGACCTGTCCGAACGGGTCCAGGAGGGCATCGAAGAGCTCAAACGGTGGCTGCTGAACAGCCCGTTCCATGTCACCGAGGAGCAGATCAACGACATCGCGAAGAACCTCAGCGACTCCATCGGCACGAGCACCAGCGAGATCACCTCCAGCGGCCTGAAGGGGGTGACCGTGCTGGTGGAGGCCATCACCGGACTGCTGCTGGCGATGTTCTCGACGCTCTTCCTGCTCTACGACGGCCGGCGCATCTGGCAGTGGACCCTGCGGCTCGTTCCCGCCGCCGCCCGGCCCGGCGTGGCCGGAGCCGGACCGCGCGCCTGGCGCACCCTGACCGCGTACGTGCGCGGCACGTTGATCGTCGCCATGATCGACGCCGTCTTCATCGGCGTGGGCATCTACTTCCTCGGCGTCCCGCTGGCCGTCCCGATCGCCGTGGTGATCTTCCTGTCCTCCTTCGTGCCGCTGGTCGGCGCCGTCGTCTCGGGCGCGCTCGCGGTCGTCGTCGCGCTCGTCACCCAGGGGGTGTTCACCGCGCTGATGGCGCTCCTGGTGGTGTTGCTGGTGCAGCAGATCGAGGGGCACATCCTCCAGCCGTTCATCCTGGGGCGTGCCGTACGGATCCATCCGCTGGGCGTCGTCCTCGCCGTCGCCACCGGCGGGATCATCGCGGGGATCGGCGGGGCGGTCGTCGCGGTGCCGCTCGTGGCGGTCGCCAACACCGTGATCGGGTATCTGCGCACCCACGCGGCGGTGACGCGTGCCGCGGCCCCCGACCCCGGCGACGGAGGCGCGCCGTAACCCCCATTTGCCCGCCCCGAATGGCGCAGCACGCACAAGTGCCGGTGAATGTGACAGAGCGTGCGATTCCCATGACGCACGATGACCGGCGCGCACTGTGTAGACCCGCGCGTCGGCGAACGGAGCTTTCCATGAATGACCCCATCACCTTCGCGGCCCCGGAACACGACGACCGCGACGCAGCCCCCGACACGACCGCCCGCAGCGAGGAGTCCGACGGCTCCGGGCATCCGGCCCCGGCGCCCGCGCCGGCCCGCGCACCCAGCCCCCAGGAACCCCCGCCCGCGCCCGGCGCCGCACCCCTGCGGACGCTGCTGGAGACGGCGGCCACCTGCCGCCCCGTCGAGGAGGTCACCGCACTGGTCAGCCTCCTCAAGGAGAACGGCCAGCGGCCCCAGCACGGACACGACGCGCTGCGCGCGGCAGCAGTCGCCCGGCCGGTCCACGAAGTCCGGCACATGGTCGCCCT
This genomic window contains:
- a CDS encoding AI-2E family transporter — its product is MSGVQGWLDRLRGRAAALREHGARARARREAEYAAEDARESETPTEVAGPQDAAAAPRNPAASVPWGVRVAAEAGWRFLVLAATLWVLMRVIGAVRLVVLAFVVALLVTALLQPTVARLHRRGLSRGLATALTAICGFVVLGLVGWFVVWQVSDNLGDLSERVQEGIEELKRWLLNSPFHVTEEQINDIAKNLSDSIGTSTSEITSSGLKGVTVLVEAITGLLLAMFSTLFLLYDGRRIWQWTLRLVPAAARPGVAGAGPRAWRTLTAYVRGTLIVAMIDAVFIGVGIYFLGVPLAVPIAVVIFLSSFVPLVGAVVSGALAVVVALVTQGVFTALMALLVVLLVQQIEGHILQPFILGRAVRIHPLGVVLAVATGGIIAGIGGAVVAVPLVAVANTVIGYLRTHAAVTRAAAPDPGDGGAP